A region of Cucumis melo cultivar AY chromosome 2, USDA_Cmelo_AY_1.0, whole genome shotgun sequence DNA encodes the following proteins:
- the LOC103487427 gene encoding auxin-responsive protein IAA29-like — MAMELQLGLALIPTNPIKPFDLNTHNNNPISLVFDSINHKKRSRHLDSSPTFPRTTLPLLLWNDHPNDGDGDDSNDPLSASSNDSDEEEEERENGLVGWPPLKKRRKSLFMKEGVGRRAVIRRPAVKNDGGFWRGLDLNNSRYVKVKMEGVGIARKVDLREHHSFDALRATLMNMFDETNSEGYRLTFQNTNGEWLLAENVTWRNFIGDVQRIKLEKKSG; from the exons ATGGCTATGGAGCTTCAACTTGGTCTTGCTTTAATCCCCACCAATCCCATCAAACCCTTCGACTTAAACACCCATAACAACAATCCCATTTCCTTGGTTTTCGATTCTATCAATCACAAAAAGCGTTCTCGTCATCTCGACTCCTCTCCCACATTTCCTCGAACCACACTTCCTCTGCTTCTTTGGAATGATCATCCCAATGATGGCGATGGCGATGACTCTAATGACCCCCTTTCTGCTTCCTCTAATGATTC AGAcgaggaggaggaggagcggGAGAACGGGCTTGTGGGATGGCCGCCGCTAAAGAAGAGGAGGAAGAGTCTTTTTATGAAGGAAGGGGTTGGACGGAGGGCGGTGATCCGGCGTCCAGCGGTGAAGAACGACGGCGGGTTTTGGAGAGGATTGGATTTGAATAATTCTCGATACGTGAAAGTGAAGATGGAGGGAGTGGGAATTGCTAGGAAGGTTGATTTGAGGGAACATCATTCTTTTGATGCGCTTAGAGCTACTTTGATGAACATGTTTG ATGAAACGAATTCCGAAGGTTACAGACTCACTTTCCAGAATACCAACGGGGAATGGTTACTTGCTGAGAACGTAACTTGGAG GAATTTCATCGGAGATGTTCAACGGATCAAACTGGAAAAGAAGTCCGGGTGA